The Brasilonema sennae CENA114 genome includes a region encoding these proteins:
- a CDS encoding helix-turn-helix domain-containing protein, producing the protein MVRVCQLNIKETGEELHTLLNQQKTAIGFQKVQTLYLFKTGQLKTIKDIAVAIGSHRVTVQNWLHKYRQAGILGLLEVRHGGGRQKIIPPEAIAVLEERLKDPNNGFKSYGEIHKWLQEFYGVKVDYKTVYATVRYQLKAKLKVPRRQSVKKDSQLAISFKKNCLSSSKSFNG; encoded by the coding sequence ATACCCTTTTAAATCAGCAAAAAACAGCCATAGGTTTTCAAAAAGTGCAAACGTTGTACTTGTTCAAAACTGGTCAGCTAAAAACAATCAAAGATATAGCTGTAGCAATCGGTTCCCACCGAGTAACTGTACAAAATTGGTTACATAAATACCGCCAAGCTGGGATTTTAGGACTGTTGGAGGTGCGTCACGGTGGAGGTAGGCAAAAGATTATTCCTCCAGAAGCGATCGCCGTTTTAGAAGAACGCCTAAAAGACCCAAACAACGGCTTTAAAAGCTATGGTGAAATTCACAAGTGGTTGCAAGAATTTTACGGCGTAAAGGTTGATTATAAAACGGTCTATGCAACAGTACGTTATCAGCTAAAAGCAAAACTTAAAGTCCCTCGACGCCAAAGTGTGAAAAAAGACTCGCAGTTAGCAATTTCCTTTAAAAAAAACTGCCTTTCGTCCTCAAAGTCATTCAATGGTTAA